One genomic segment of Hevea brasiliensis isolate MT/VB/25A 57/8 chromosome 3, ASM3005281v1, whole genome shotgun sequence includes these proteins:
- the LOC110636326 gene encoding agamous-like MADS-box protein AGL80, with the protein MTRKKVKLAYITNDSARKETLKRRKKGLMKKVSELSTLCGIDACAIIYSPHDSQPEVWPSLVGVQSMLAQFENIPQMEQSKKMVNQDSFLRERICKANEHLKKQRKDNREKEMTQLMFQCLIGKSLNSLNMVDLNDLNWLIDQNLKEIHKRVETLNKEANSQVGVALASGAGPSGEVNDIATRQEADRQASEVNMEAMQKQEWHINWINPQEHIGFGGDEVILPFWDNNHNDLWSSAFFP; encoded by the coding sequence ATGACTAGGAAGAAGGTGAAGCTTGCATATATAACTAATGATTCTGCAAGAAAAGAAaccttgaagagaaggaagaaggGGCTAATGAAGAAGGTGAGCGAGTTAAGCACCCTTTGTGGAATTGACGCTTGTGCGATCATTTATAGTCCCCATGATTCTCAACCTGAGGTTTGGCCATCTCTTGTGGGAGTCCAAAGCATGCTGGCTCAGTTCGAGAACATACCTCAGATGGAGCAAAGCAAGAAAATGGTGAACCAAGACAGTTTCCTCAGAGAAAGGATCTGCAAAGCCAATGAGCACCTCAAGAAACAGCGAAAGGACAACCGAGAAAAGGAGATGACACAGCTTATGTTCCAGTGCTTGATTGGAAAGAGCCTAAACAGCCTTAACATGGTGGATTTGAATGATCTAAACTGGTTAATAGATCAAAACTTGAAGGAGATTCATAAGAGGGTTGAGACACTTAACAAAGAGGCTAATTCCCAAGTTGGTGTAGCATTGGCTTCTGGGGCTGGACCTAGTGGGGAGGTTAATGATATTGCAACACGGCAGGAGGCAGATAGACAAGCTTCTGAGGTGAACATGGAAGCTATGCAGAAGCAGGAATGGCACATCAATTGGATCAATCCACAAGAACACATAGGATTTGGTGGGGATGAGGTGATTCTTCCTTTTTGGGATAATAATCATAATGATCTTTGGTCTAGTGCATTTTTCCCTTGa
- the LOC131178560 gene encoding agamous-like MADS-box protein AGL80 — MTRKKVKLAYITNDSARKETLKRRKKGLMKKVSELSTLCGIDACAIIYSPHDSQPEVWPSLVGVQSMLAQFENIPQMEQSKKMVNQDSFLRERICKANEHLKKQRKDNREKEMTQLMFQCLIGKSLNSLNMVDLNDLNWLIDQNLKEIHKRVETLNKEANSQVGVALASGAGPSGEVNDIATQQEADRQASEVNMEAMQKQEWHINWINPQEHIGFGGDEVILPFWDNNHNDLWSSAFFP, encoded by the coding sequence ATGACTAGGAAGAAGGTGAAGCTTGCATATATAACTAATGATTCTGCAAGAAAAGAAaccttgaagagaaggaagaaggGGCTAATGAAGAAGGTGAGCGAGTTAAGCACCCTTTGTGGAATTGACGCTTGTGCGATCATTTATAGTCCCCATGATTCTCAACCTGAGGTTTGGCCATCTCTTGTGGGAGTCCAAAGCATGCTGGCTCAGTTCGAGAACATACCTCAGATGGAGCAAAGCAAGAAAATGGTGAACCAAGACAGTTTCCTCAGAGAAAGGATCTGCAAAGCCAATGAGCACCTCAAGAAACAGCGAAAGGACAACCGAGAAAAGGAGATGACACAGCTTATGTTCCAGTGCTTGATTGGAAAGAGCCTAAACAGCCTTAACATGGTGGATTTGAATGATCTAAACTGGTTAATAGATCAAAACTTGAAGGAGATTCATAAGAGGGTTGAGACACTTAACAAAGAGGCTAATTCCCAAGTTGGTGTAGCATTGGCTTCTGGGGCTGGACCTAGTGGGGAGGTTAATGATATTGCAACACAGCAGGAGGCAGATAGACAAGCTTCTGAGGTGAACATGGAAGCTATGCAGAAGCAGGAATGGCACATCAATTGGATCAATCCACAAGAACACATAGGATTTGGTGGGGATGAGGTGATTCTTCCTTTTTGGGATAATAATCATAATGATCTTTGGTCTAGTGCATTTTTCCCTTGa
- the LOC110633669 gene encoding anaphase-promoting complex subunit 11 isoform X1: MFKYYFEYICSQFDILSFLRKQFSLDLSSFWLLTTASKQSMFSLSFAYLFCFKCCELGIKHLIQANEWHAVASWTWDAQDETCGICRMAFDGCCPDCKHPGDDCPLIWGVCNHSFHLHCILKWVNSQTSQAHCPMCRREWQFKG; encoded by the exons AtgtttaaatattattttgaatatatTTGTTCCCAATTTGACATTTTGAGCTTTCTGAGAAAACAGTTTTCTCTTGACTTATCTTCTTTCTGGTTGTTGACCACTGCTTCCAAACAGAGTATGTTCTCTTTATCCTTTGCATATCTGTTTTGTTTCAAGTGTTGTGAGCTTGGAATTAAACATCTGATACAGGCTAATGA GTGGCATGCTGTTGCATCGTGGACTTGGGATGCTCAAGATGAAACATGTGGGATCTGTAGGATGGCCTTTGATGGCTGTTGTCCTGATTGTAAACACCCTGGAGATGATTGCCCCTTAA TTTGGGGTGTATGCAACCATTCCTTCCATCTTCATTGCATCTTGAAATGGGTAAATTCACAGACTTCTCAAGCACATTGTCCCATGTGCCGTAGAGAATGGCAGTTTAAAGGATGA
- the LOC110633669 gene encoding anaphase-promoting complex subunit 11 isoform X2: MFSLSFAYLFCFKCCELGIKHLIQANEWHAVASWTWDAQDETCGICRMAFDGCCPDCKHPGDDCPLIWGVCNHSFHLHCILKWVNSQTSQAHCPMCRREWQFKG, encoded by the exons ATGTTCTCTTTATCCTTTGCATATCTGTTTTGTTTCAAGTGTTGTGAGCTTGGAATTAAACATCTGATACAGGCTAATGA GTGGCATGCTGTTGCATCGTGGACTTGGGATGCTCAAGATGAAACATGTGGGATCTGTAGGATGGCCTTTGATGGCTGTTGTCCTGATTGTAAACACCCTGGAGATGATTGCCCCTTAA TTTGGGGTGTATGCAACCATTCCTTCCATCTTCATTGCATCTTGAAATGGGTAAATTCACAGACTTCTCAAGCACATTGTCCCATGTGCCGTAGAGAATGGCAGTTTAAAGGATGA
- the LOC110633893 gene encoding hydrophobic protein LTI6B: MADEGTATCIDILLAIILPPLGVFLKYGCKAEFWICLVLTLLGYIPGIIYAVYAITK, encoded by the exons ATGGCAGATGAGGGAACTGCTACTTGCATAGATATCCTCTTGGCCATCATCTTGCCTCCTCTTGGGGTCTTCCTTAAGTATGGTTGCAAG GCTGAGTTTTGGATTTGTTTGGTCCTGACCCTTCTTGGGTACATTCCTGGGATTATCTATGCAGTTTATGCCATTACCAAGTGA